The following are from one region of the Oncorhynchus nerka isolate Pitt River linkage group LG8, Oner_Uvic_2.0, whole genome shotgun sequence genome:
- the LOC115133684 gene encoding crystal protein isoform X1, with protein MESCHCFLLLCSLVFALSFAEEATFENEIDLTEFIRRISSSGLLVRDQPLAINRDLRFETNSLEELGDPEDSIPIWTDEEPVIQNTLNTGTTIPEDSIPIWTDEEPVIQNTLNTGTTIPDIPDYGPIVLTNNGLIKGLTVEKSHIFYGIPYADPPVATHRWKPPRPVTPWPGVHDATYPRDACMQGCSGPISDKCPQKVSENCLYLNIFVPLDVNFSSPLLTTLPVMVWIHGGDFIAGSASKTLYDGRFISNFTHTVVVSMAYRLGAFGFLVSGKDPKTSATGNYGILDQQVALLWVQQNIALFGGDPSKVTIFGESAGAQSVSLHLMVQSSKPLFKQAVFQSLPFSIPLKTRHDALKLGRDFARQANCSVSDIVCLLSLSPQAVLAAQMKSSSKVVNPFRFLEMFETWGPYVDGELIKEQAVTAFQKGHWQKEKPVLLGTTSEEGVIFVYGVFTKPVSAVECTVYTAAIFKQHALRILHKYLPLYKDIDRRDMLAQIVTDYVFLCPSRKAARAGTKVGSAVWMYVFDHVISDHSVWSGLSFCYEHVCHGAELPFLFNTASMANFTLAPPERLLSNRMLCYWGTFAHTGDPASRMQQSGFCRQQRLPAWPRYSDTSSWLVMNFTVRSHAQVGTRDHICDFWDKLGIY; from the exons ATGGAGAGCTGTCACTGTTTCTTGCTGCTTTGCTCACTGGTCTTTGCGCTGTCTTTTGCGGAGGAGGCAACGTTTGAGAATGAGATCGACCTTACAGAGTTTATTAGAAGGATTTCTTCCTCTGGACTACTGGTCAGGGATCAGCCTCTGGCTATCAACAGAGACCTTCGCTTTGAAACAAACTCACTGGAGGAGCTTGGAGATCCAGAGGATTCCATTCCCATCTGGACTGATGAGGAACCAGTCATCCAGAATACACTCAACACCGGGACTACCATCCCTGAGGATTCCATTCCCATCTGGACTGATGAGGAACCAGTCATCCAGAATACACTCAACACCGGGACTACCATCCCTGATATTCCTGACTATGGCCCCATAGTGTTGACCAACAATGGGTTGATCAAGGGACTCACAGTGGAAAAGTCCCACATATTTTATGGGATCCCGTACGCGGACCCACCTGTGGCCACGCACCGCTGGAAGCCCCCCAGACCGGTGACCCCGTGGCCGGGGGTCCACGACGCCACGTACCCGAGGGATGCGTGTATGCAAGGCTGCAGTGGCCCCATATCTGACAAGTGCCCTCAGAAG GTCAGTGAGAACTGCCTCTACCTCAACATATTTGTACCTCTGGATGTGAACTTCAGTTCCCCTTTACTGACAACCCTGCCAGTGATGGTGTGGATCCACGGGGGAGATTTCATTGCTGGCTCAGCCTCCAAGACCCTGTACGATGGGAGGTTCATCAGTAACTTCACTCACACTGTGGTGGTGAGCATGGCGTATCGGCTAG GGGCGTTTGGTTTCCTCGTCTCGGGAAAAGACCCCAAAACCTCAGCAACCGGGAATTATGGGATCCTGGATCAGCAGGTTGCTCTTCTCTGGGTTCAACAAAACATTGCTCTGTTCGGAGGCGACCCCAGCAAG GTGACCATATTTGGGGAGAGTGCAGGAGCCCAGTCAGTGAGCCTCCATCTGATGGTCCAGAGCAGTAAGCCCCTGTTCAAACAGGCTGTGTTCCAGAGCCtacccttctccatccctctcaagACCAG ACATGATGCCCTGAAGCTGGGGAGGGACTTTGCCAGACAGGCCAACTGCTCTGTGAGCGACATCGTGTGCCTGCTGTCCCTCAGTCCTCAGGCTGTCCTCGCTGCCCAGATGAAGTCAA gttcCAAAGTGGTGAATCCCTTCAGGTTCCTGGAGATGTTTGAGACCTGGGGGCCCTACGTGGATGGAGAGCTGATCAAGGAGCAGGCTGTGACTGCCTTCCAGAAGGGCCACTGGCAGAAGGAGAAACCAGTCCTCCTTG GGACCACTTCAGAGGAGGGGGTGATATTTGTGTACGGGGTCTTCACCAAGCCTGTGTCTGCGGTGGAGTGCACCGTCTACACCGCGGCCATCTTCAAACAGCACGCCCTCAGGATCCTACACAAGTACCTGCCCCTGTACAAGGACATTGACCGACGGGACATGCTGGCTCAG ATTGTGACAGACTACGTCTTCCTTTGCCCCTCCCGCAAGGCAGCCCGGGCAGGCACCAAAGTGGGCAGCGCCGTGTGGATGTACGTCTTCGACCATGTGATATCGGACCACAGTGTGTGGTCCGGTCTGTCCTTCTGCTACGAGCACGTGTGTCACGGTGCTGAGCTGCCCTTCCTCTTCAACACTGCCTCCATGGCTAACTTCACGCTGGCCCCACCCGAGAGGCTGCTGTCCAATCGGATGTTGTGTTACTGGGGGACATTCGCCCACACCGGGGACCCGGCCTCACGGATGCAACAGAGCGGCTTCTGTAGACAGCAACGCCTGCCGGCCTGGCCCCGCTACTCGGACACCAGCTCCTGGTTGGTCATGAACTTCACTGTCCGCTCCCATGCCCAGGTGGGCACCAGGGACCATATCTGTGACTTCTGGGACAAGCTGGGCATCTATTAG
- the LOC115133684 gene encoding crystal protein isoform X2 has protein sequence MESCHCFLLLCSLVFALSFAEEATFENEIDLTEFIRRISSSGLLVRDQPLAINRDLRFETNSLEELGDPEDSIPIWTDEEPVIQNTLNTGTTIPEDSIPIWTDEEPVIQNTLNTGTTIPDIPDYGPIVLTNNGLIKGLTVEKSHIFYGIPYADPPVATHRWKPPRPVTPWPGVHDATYPRDACMQGCSGPISDKCPQKVSENCLYLNIFVPLDVNFSSPLLTTLPVMVWIHGGDFIAGSASKTLYDGRFISNFTHTVVVSMAYRLGAFGFLVSGKDPKTSATGNYGILDQQVALLWVQQNIALFGGDPSKVTIFGESAGAQSVSLHLMVQSSKPLFKQAVFQSLPFSIPLKTRHDALKLGRDFARQANCSVSDIVCLLSLSPQAVLAAQMKSSSKVVNPFRFLEMFETWGPYVDGELIKEQAVTAFQKGHWQKEKPVLLGTTSEEGVIFVYGVFTKPVSAVECTVYTAAIFKQHALRILHKYLPLYKDIDRRDMLAQAARAGTKVGSAVWMYVFDHVISDHSVWSGLSFCYEHVCHGAELPFLFNTASMANFTLAPPERLLSNRMLCYWGTFAHTGDPASRMQQSGFCRQQRLPAWPRYSDTSSWLVMNFTVRSHAQVGTRDHICDFWDKLGIY, from the exons ATGGAGAGCTGTCACTGTTTCTTGCTGCTTTGCTCACTGGTCTTTGCGCTGTCTTTTGCGGAGGAGGCAACGTTTGAGAATGAGATCGACCTTACAGAGTTTATTAGAAGGATTTCTTCCTCTGGACTACTGGTCAGGGATCAGCCTCTGGCTATCAACAGAGACCTTCGCTTTGAAACAAACTCACTGGAGGAGCTTGGAGATCCAGAGGATTCCATTCCCATCTGGACTGATGAGGAACCAGTCATCCAGAATACACTCAACACCGGGACTACCATCCCTGAGGATTCCATTCCCATCTGGACTGATGAGGAACCAGTCATCCAGAATACACTCAACACCGGGACTACCATCCCTGATATTCCTGACTATGGCCCCATAGTGTTGACCAACAATGGGTTGATCAAGGGACTCACAGTGGAAAAGTCCCACATATTTTATGGGATCCCGTACGCGGACCCACCTGTGGCCACGCACCGCTGGAAGCCCCCCAGACCGGTGACCCCGTGGCCGGGGGTCCACGACGCCACGTACCCGAGGGATGCGTGTATGCAAGGCTGCAGTGGCCCCATATCTGACAAGTGCCCTCAGAAG GTCAGTGAGAACTGCCTCTACCTCAACATATTTGTACCTCTGGATGTGAACTTCAGTTCCCCTTTACTGACAACCCTGCCAGTGATGGTGTGGATCCACGGGGGAGATTTCATTGCTGGCTCAGCCTCCAAGACCCTGTACGATGGGAGGTTCATCAGTAACTTCACTCACACTGTGGTGGTGAGCATGGCGTATCGGCTAG GGGCGTTTGGTTTCCTCGTCTCGGGAAAAGACCCCAAAACCTCAGCAACCGGGAATTATGGGATCCTGGATCAGCAGGTTGCTCTTCTCTGGGTTCAACAAAACATTGCTCTGTTCGGAGGCGACCCCAGCAAG GTGACCATATTTGGGGAGAGTGCAGGAGCCCAGTCAGTGAGCCTCCATCTGATGGTCCAGAGCAGTAAGCCCCTGTTCAAACAGGCTGTGTTCCAGAGCCtacccttctccatccctctcaagACCAG ACATGATGCCCTGAAGCTGGGGAGGGACTTTGCCAGACAGGCCAACTGCTCTGTGAGCGACATCGTGTGCCTGCTGTCCCTCAGTCCTCAGGCTGTCCTCGCTGCCCAGATGAAGTCAA gttcCAAAGTGGTGAATCCCTTCAGGTTCCTGGAGATGTTTGAGACCTGGGGGCCCTACGTGGATGGAGAGCTGATCAAGGAGCAGGCTGTGACTGCCTTCCAGAAGGGCCACTGGCAGAAGGAGAAACCAGTCCTCCTTG GGACCACTTCAGAGGAGGGGGTGATATTTGTGTACGGGGTCTTCACCAAGCCTGTGTCTGCGGTGGAGTGCACCGTCTACACCGCGGCCATCTTCAAACAGCACGCCCTCAGGATCCTACACAAGTACCTGCCCCTGTACAAGGACATTGACCGACGGGACATGCTGGCTCAG GCAGCCCGGGCAGGCACCAAAGTGGGCAGCGCCGTGTGGATGTACGTCTTCGACCATGTGATATCGGACCACAGTGTGTGGTCCGGTCTGTCCTTCTGCTACGAGCACGTGTGTCACGGTGCTGAGCTGCCCTTCCTCTTCAACACTGCCTCCATGGCTAACTTCACGCTGGCCCCACCCGAGAGGCTGCTGTCCAATCGGATGTTGTGTTACTGGGGGACATTCGCCCACACCGGGGACCCGGCCTCACGGATGCAACAGAGCGGCTTCTGTAGACAGCAACGCCTGCCGGCCTGGCCCCGCTACTCGGACACCAGCTCCTGGTTGGTCATGAACTTCACTGTCCGCTCCCATGCCCAGGTGGGCACCAGGGACCATATCTGTGACTTCTGGGACAAGCTGGGCATCTATTAG